The Panicum hallii strain FIL2 chromosome 9, PHallii_v3.1, whole genome shotgun sequence genome has a window encoding:
- the LOC112872645 gene encoding non-specific lipid-transfer protein 2P-like: protein MAKAVAVLVALLLVAAASAGGAAAQQCDAAGLAVCAPAIVGGAPPTGACCSSLRAQQGCFCQYARNPAYSRYIKSPAARGALTACGIAIPRC from the coding sequence ATGGCGAAGGCGGTCGCGGTGCTGGTGGCGCTGCtgctggtggcggcggcgagcgcgggcggggcggcggcgcagcagtgcGACGCGGCGGGGCTGGCGGTGTGCGCGCCGGCGATCGTCGGCGGGGCGCCGCCCACGGGGGCGTGCTGCTCCAGCCTGCGCGCGCAGCAGGGGTGCTTCTGCCAGTACGCGCGCAACCCGGCGTACAGCCGCTATATCAaaagccccgccgcccgcggcgcGCTCACCGCCTGCGGCATCGCCATCCCGCGCTGCtag